One Paenibacillus sp. SYP-B4298 genomic window, AATATCCTCTTTATATTCAAAGCCCGGATCGCGCAGGTGAACATGCATATCGATGAGTCCAGCCGATACTAGCTTTCCTGCAGCATCGATTACCTCGGCGCTCCCTGTATCGGGAAGCTCAGTGGCCAGCTCGGCAATTCGCTTATTCTCCATGCGGATGTGGCGGGTTTCCAGTTCATTCGTTTCCTTGTTCCATACTTTTCCATTCACAATCCATAAAGACATCGCAGCCATTTCCCCTCTCTATTATTGAAGCGATCTTTCAATGACCGCCATGCGGATCGGTACCCCATGTTGCATTTGGGTGAAAATTCTCGATTGCGGGTGCTCCACCAGCTCATCATCAATCTCTACATTGCGGTTGACTGGAGCAGGATGCATGATGATCGCATGCGGCGCAATCGTGGCTGCCCGCGCTGCTGTCAGTCCGAACTGCTCACGGTAATCCTCTGCCGATTTGATCATGCCACTCTCATGTCGCTCCAGTTGAACGCGCAGCATCATGATGACATCGGCCTTGAGCGCCTCCTCGATCGGCACAACCGGGGCATCCAGCTCCGGCGCCGTCATGTTCGGCGGTGCGCAGAATACGACCTTCGCACCGAACTTCGTGAGGGCGTACAGATTCGAGCGCGCCACGCGGCTGTGCAGGATGTCTCCTACGATCGCGACCGTCAGTCCCTTCAGCTCGCCGAACTGCTTGCGCATCGTGTACATATCCAGGAGCGCCTGAGTCGGATGCTCGTTGTTGCCGTCGCCGGCATTAATGAGCGGCACCTTGATCTTCTCTGCCAGCTCGCCGAGCACGCCACTGGGCTTGAGGCGGATCACCCCGGCATCGATCCCCATCGATTCCAGTGTACGAACCGTATCATAGATCGACTCGCCCTTCTGCACGCTGGAGACTGCTGCCGAAAAGTTCAGCACCTCGGCGCCCAGACGCTTCTCCGCCACCTCGAACGAGAAGCGCGTCCGCGTGCTGTTCTCGAAGAACATGTTCGCGACAAACTTGCC contains:
- a CDS encoding aspartate carbamoyltransferase catalytic subunit, with protein sequence MTVTQVRQRSLLGLKELGREEIEAILDRASYWENRPEKVGQAAAGKFVANMFFENSTRTRFSFEVAEKRLGAEVLNFSAAVSSVQKGESIYDTVRTLESMGIDAGVIRLKPSGVLGELAEKIKVPLINAGDGNNEHPTQALLDMYTMRKQFGELKGLTVAIVGDILHSRVARSNLYALTKFGAKVVFCAPPNMTAPELDAPVVPIEEALKADVIMMLRVQLERHESGMIKSAEDYREQFGLTAARAATIAPHAIIMHPAPVNRNVEIDDELVEHPQSRIFTQMQHGVPIRMAVIERSLQ